The following proteins are encoded in a genomic region of Ovis canadensis isolate MfBH-ARS-UI-01 breed Bighorn chromosome 16, ARS-UI_OviCan_v2, whole genome shotgun sequence:
- the ATPSCKMT gene encoding ATP synthase subunit C lysine N-methyltransferase isoform X3 — protein sequence MDGGGGGTHLATLEEGRPPECVPPASLEASSLKKSSWGALFTGIVGGTLVAVYAVATPFITPALRRICLPFVPATTKQIENVVKMLQCRSGPLVDIGSGDGRIVIAAAKEGFTAVGYELNPWLVWYSRYRAWREGVQASARFHISDLWKVTFSQYSNVVIFGVPQMETRVQSLVGKIF from the exons ATGGATGGAGGAGGAGGCG GGACACACCTAGCAACACTTGAAGAAGGACGGCCGCCAGAATGCGTTCCACCTGCAAGTCTTGAAGCCAGCAGTTTGAAGAAAAGCAGCTGGGGGGCCTTATTTACTGGCATTGTTGGGGGGACGCTGGTGGCTGTGTATGCTGTGGCCACACCATTTATAACACCAGCCCTCCGAAGAATTTGTTTGCCTTTTGTACCTGCAACTACGAAACAGATCGAAAATGTTGTGAAAATGTTGCAGTGCAGGAGCGGACCCCTGGTGGACATTGGTAGTGGTGACGGACGTATT GTGATCGCAGCTGCAAAGGAAGGGTTCACAGCTGTGGGTTATGAGTTGAACCCCTGGCTCGTCTGGTACTCCAGGTACCGCGCCTGGAGGGAAGGGGTGCAGGCATCGGCCAGATTTCACATCTCAGACTTGTGGAAG GTCACCTTTTCGCAGTACTCAAATGTTGTTATCTTTGGTGTGCCCCAGATG gaaacacgggttcaatccctggtcgggaagatcttctag
- the ATPSCKMT gene encoding ATP synthase subunit C lysine N-methyltransferase isoform X1 translates to MDGGGGGTHLATLEEGRPPECVPPASLEASSLKKSSWGALFTGIVGGTLVAVYAVATPFITPALRRICLPFVPATTKQIENVVKMLQCRSGPLVDIGSGDGRIVIAAAKEGFTAVGYELNPWLVWYSRYRAWREGVQASARFHISDLWKVTFSQYSNVVIFGVPQMMAQLEEKLELELQDDARVIACRFPFPHWTPAQVTGEGIDTVWAYDARSFRGGGGRP, encoded by the exons ATGGATGGAGGAGGAGGCG GGACACACCTAGCAACACTTGAAGAAGGACGGCCGCCAGAATGCGTTCCACCTGCAAGTCTTGAAGCCAGCAGTTTGAAGAAAAGCAGCTGGGGGGCCTTATTTACTGGCATTGTTGGGGGGACGCTGGTGGCTGTGTATGCTGTGGCCACACCATTTATAACACCAGCCCTCCGAAGAATTTGTTTGCCTTTTGTACCTGCAACTACGAAACAGATCGAAAATGTTGTGAAAATGTTGCAGTGCAGGAGCGGACCCCTGGTGGACATTGGTAGTGGTGACGGACGTATT GTGATCGCAGCTGCAAAGGAAGGGTTCACAGCTGTGGGTTATGAGTTGAACCCCTGGCTCGTCTGGTACTCCAGGTACCGCGCCTGGAGGGAAGGGGTGCAGGCATCGGCCAGATTTCACATCTCAGACTTGTGGAAG GTCACCTTTTCGCAGTACTCAAATGTTGTTATCTTTGGTGTGCCCCAGATG ATGGCGCAGCTGGAGGAGAAGCTTGAACTCGAGCTTCAGGACGACGCGCGGGTCATTGCTTGCCGGTTCCCCTTCCCGCACTGGACCCCGGCGCAGGTCACGGGGGAGGGGATAGACACCGTGTGGGCCTACGACGCGCGCTCTttcaggggaggaggtgggaggcccTGA
- the ATPSCKMT gene encoding ATP synthase subunit C lysine N-methyltransferase isoform X4, with the protein MLQCRSGPLVDIGSGDGRIVIAAAKEGFTAVGYELNPWLVWYSRYRAWREGVQASARFHISDLWKVTFSQYSNVVIFGVPQMMAQLEEKLELELQDDARVIACRFPFPHWTPAQVTGEGIDTVWAYDARSFRGGGGRP; encoded by the exons ATGTTGCAGTGCAGGAGCGGACCCCTGGTGGACATTGGTAGTGGTGACGGACGTATT GTGATCGCAGCTGCAAAGGAAGGGTTCACAGCTGTGGGTTATGAGTTGAACCCCTGGCTCGTCTGGTACTCCAGGTACCGCGCCTGGAGGGAAGGGGTGCAGGCATCGGCCAGATTTCACATCTCAGACTTGTGGAAG GTCACCTTTTCGCAGTACTCAAATGTTGTTATCTTTGGTGTGCCCCAGATG ATGGCGCAGCTGGAGGAGAAGCTTGAACTCGAGCTTCAGGACGACGCGCGGGTCATTGCTTGCCGGTTCCCCTTCCCGCACTGGACCCCGGCGCAGGTCACGGGGGAGGGGATAGACACCGTGTGGGCCTACGACGCGCGCTCTttcaggggaggaggtgggaggcccTGA
- the ATPSCKMT gene encoding ATP synthase subunit C lysine N-methyltransferase isoform X2, producing MDGGGGGTHLATLEEGRPPECVPPASLEASSLKKSSWGALFTGIVGGTLVAVYAVATPFITPALRRICLPFVPATTKQIENVVKMLQCRSGPLVDIGSGDGRIVIAAAKEGFTAVGYELNPWLVWYSRYRAWREGVQASARFHISDLWKVTFSQYSNVVIFGVPQMVSAHSIVFILKEG from the exons ATGGATGGAGGAGGAGGCG GGACACACCTAGCAACACTTGAAGAAGGACGGCCGCCAGAATGCGTTCCACCTGCAAGTCTTGAAGCCAGCAGTTTGAAGAAAAGCAGCTGGGGGGCCTTATTTACTGGCATTGTTGGGGGGACGCTGGTGGCTGTGTATGCTGTGGCCACACCATTTATAACACCAGCCCTCCGAAGAATTTGTTTGCCTTTTGTACCTGCAACTACGAAACAGATCGAAAATGTTGTGAAAATGTTGCAGTGCAGGAGCGGACCCCTGGTGGACATTGGTAGTGGTGACGGACGTATT GTGATCGCAGCTGCAAAGGAAGGGTTCACAGCTGTGGGTTATGAGTTGAACCCCTGGCTCGTCTGGTACTCCAGGTACCGCGCCTGGAGGGAAGGGGTGCAGGCATCGGCCAGATTTCACATCTCAGACTTGTGGAAG GTCACCTTTTCGCAGTACTCAAATGTTGTTATCTTTGGTGTGCCCCAGATG GTGTCTGCCCACAGTATCGTGTTCATTTTGAAGGAGGGATAG